One window from the genome of Rhodobacteraceae bacterium S2214 encodes:
- a CDS encoding pentapeptide repeat-containing protein yields the protein MQKTAVGAASRHGRKIAILWTGAGALAATMTNAMMTSEMTTNATMTNATMTNATMTNATMTNATMTNATMTNATMMKTMTMKMMKTTMKTTMKMMMKTTMKTD from the coding sequence ATGCAGAAGACCGCAGTCGGAGCGGCGTCCAGACACGGACGGAAGATCGCGATTTTGTGGACGGGCGCGGGGGCTCTCGCAGCGACGATGACGAACGCGATGATGACGAGCGAGATGACGACGAACGCGACGATGACGAACGCGACGATGACGAACGCGACGATGACGAACGCGACGATGACGAACGCGACGATGACGAACGCGACGATGACGAACGCGACGATGATGAAGACGATGACGATGAAGATGATGAAGACGACGATGAAGACGACGATGAAGATGATGATGAAAACGACGATGAAGACTGATTGA
- a CDS encoding DUF2000 family protein: protein MTHKSVIVISKKWRGDTPLILNATGHVAQSLAQQASGAGLGIFVDYQTEDDVRFYGISTYPFVLLTGTPAKMWSFKSDCEQQQIITSAFVETMFHGGTEIQLQTTAEKASDEHDLICVGVFGETDVINALTKKFSLFRV from the coding sequence ATGACACATAAATCAGTAATCGTTATCAGCAAGAAATGGAGGGGCGATACGCCCCTCATCCTCAATGCAACCGGTCATGTCGCACAGTCATTGGCGCAGCAGGCATCTGGGGCAGGGTTGGGCATTTTTGTCGACTACCAAACGGAGGATGATGTCCGCTTTTATGGCATCTCGACCTATCCGTTTGTTCTGCTCACGGGGACACCTGCAAAAATGTGGTCGTTCAAGTCGGATTGTGAACAACAACAGATCATCACATCCGCCTTCGTTGAAACGATGTTCCATGGCGGCACTGAAATTCAATTGCAGACAACCGCCGAAAAGGCCTCTGATGAGCATGATCTGATCTGTGTTGGCGTTTTTGGTGAGACCGATGTGATTAATGCGCTGACCAAGAAGTTTTCGCTGTTCCGCGTTTAG
- a CDS encoding beta-lactamase family protein has translation MSMQKLMRILTILLLTFSALVVGILVFAPQVPILVREGFPSEVWDGTGRYARVDGVQRENAERGRALPAAAQSRFEDTGGRAMLVDQGGKLIFESYGQGFEPTVRLNSFSLVKSLVGALVIRALADGRIASLDDPLALYLGPDAPNISILDALTMTSGLLYDGESPKSVDDAGFSPFGPLARLHVFGTKAVLPDLTIDPVARGDFAYQSVNTALLGAVLEVAYDQPLAQLLSVLIWKPAGATDADWLVHARNDSVSAYCCLYARPTDWLHVGRYLLDNGTPEAPFLPDDLWRDFIRPDLAASVRQQGTYGWHLRHDVLDRKGETLAGPFAYFMGHGGQMLYLLPDSDMLVVRFGERLQLLHSTLYELAPPT, from the coding sequence GTGAGTATGCAAAAGCTGATGCGTATCTTAACAATTCTTCTCCTAACATTCAGCGCTTTGGTCGTTGGTATCTTGGTCTTTGCACCGCAGGTCCCCATCCTCGTGCGCGAAGGATTTCCGTCCGAGGTCTGGGATGGCACAGGGCGCTATGCCCGTGTCGATGGTGTGCAGCGCGAGAATGCAGAACGTGGCCGCGCGCTTCCTGCGGCCGCACAATCCCGTTTTGAAGACACGGGTGGTCGCGCGATGCTTGTCGACCAAGGCGGCAAACTGATTTTCGAAAGTTATGGTCAAGGATTTGAGCCAACCGTTCGATTGAACTCATTTTCTTTGGTCAAAAGCCTTGTTGGGGCTCTTGTCATTCGCGCCTTGGCAGATGGGCGCATCGCATCGCTGGATGATCCGCTAGCGCTTTACTTAGGGCCGGATGCCCCAAATATTTCTATATTGGACGCGCTGACCATGACGTCCGGGTTACTCTATGATGGTGAGTCGCCCAAGTCGGTGGATGACGCGGGCTTTTCGCCATTTGGCCCACTGGCGCGGCTGCATGTCTTCGGGACTAAGGCCGTTTTGCCGGACCTTACTATTGACCCCGTCGCCCGCGGAGACTTTGCTTATCAAAGCGTGAATACCGCGCTTTTGGGTGCCGTCCTAGAAGTTGCTTACGATCAACCCCTTGCGCAACTTCTTTCGGTTTTGATCTGGAAACCTGCGGGTGCAACTGATGCAGATTGGCTGGTTCACGCAAGGAACGATAGCGTCTCTGCCTATTGCTGCCTATATGCGCGGCCAACAGACTGGCTCCACGTCGGGCGTTATCTGTTGGACAACGGAACGCCTGAGGCACCATTCTTGCCCGACGATCTGTGGCGGGATTTCATTCGACCCGACCTTGCCGCCTCAGTGCGGCAACAGGGTACCTACGGATGGCATTTGAGGCATGACGTTCTGGATCGGAAAGGGGAAACATTGGCTGGGCCATTTGCCTATTTTATGGGCCACGGCGGGCAGATGCTATATCTACTACCGGACAGCGACATGTTGGTTGTCCGATTCGGCGAACGCCTTCAGCTGTTGCATTCAACGCTATATGAATTGGCGCCACCGACCTGA
- a CDS encoding cytochrome c, whose protein sequence is MTGLGAAGLWMTRPQTVPNDFLASARHDAERGRLIFAAMGCASCHMAPGSEDQAILSGGRAFPSDFGTFYAPNISSDRQMGIGAWSDREIATAVLKGTAPDNSHYYPAFPYASYEQVAASDVADLIAHLRSLPADQTPSRAHDVGFPFNIRATLGGWKWFFTERGWVIEEDLTPEQERGRMLVEAMGHCGECHTPRNILGGMDRTAWLAGAPIPGEQGRTPDLRPENLEWSQGDIVAYLKTGLTPDYDSAGGEMVDVIANTSQLPDADLEAIAAYLLIVPGVD, encoded by the coding sequence ATGACCGGTCTTGGGGCAGCGGGTCTATGGATGACGCGGCCTCAAACGGTGCCGAATGATTTTCTTGCAAGTGCACGTCATGATGCGGAGCGTGGGCGATTGATCTTCGCGGCGATGGGCTGTGCATCCTGTCACATGGCACCAGGATCGGAAGATCAAGCCATCCTGTCTGGTGGCCGCGCCTTTCCAAGCGATTTTGGGACGTTTTATGCGCCCAACATTTCATCCGATAGGCAGATGGGAATTGGCGCTTGGTCGGATAGAGAAATTGCGACGGCGGTTTTGAAAGGTACTGCGCCTGACAACTCGCACTATTACCCCGCCTTTCCTTATGCATCCTACGAACAGGTCGCGGCTTCTGATGTGGCCGACCTGATAGCGCATCTGCGAAGCCTGCCGGCAGATCAAACACCAAGTCGGGCGCACGACGTCGGGTTCCCGTTCAACATACGTGCAACTTTGGGAGGGTGGAAGTGGTTTTTCACCGAACGAGGTTGGGTCATTGAAGAGGACCTTACACCTGAACAAGAACGTGGACGCATGCTGGTTGAGGCCATGGGCCACTGCGGCGAGTGCCACACACCGCGCAACATTTTGGGTGGCATGGACCGCACCGCTTGGCTCGCAGGCGCGCCGATCCCTGGCGAACAGGGACGAACGCCAGATCTCCGTCCAGAAAACCTTGAGTGGTCACAGGGCGATATCGTGGCTTATCTGAAAACTGGGCTCACACCGGACTATGATTCAGCTGGTGGCGAAATGGTTGATGTGATCGCCAATACGAGCCAGCTGCCCGACGCAGACCTAGAAGCGATCGCTGCTTATCTGTTGATCGTACCCGGAGTGGACTAG
- a CDS encoding N-formylglutamate amidohydrolase has protein sequence MCKNGTHADVTQQSTCVGGCDNCKTFKPKDAISTIIIAPHASQALGDPDLQAEYAALNGTHFAVDIGTAELAADLAADVGATLFTGTVGRLGIDLNRSPDQAFDADRPDGYQSVRDLVKQESLRGAYTGFHARIAEHLKNTAASASGVFLVDLHSFNRMWRGQRREVDVGVCDHQLDSSADFLLTQLQAEFAASHAVRMDEPYPGTHPGAFIARHYHAMGARTVTIEICNDLIATPEGRAKLLPGMSRAITRLKTEGLNHV, from the coding sequence ATGTGCAAGAATGGCACACATGCAGACGTGACCCAACAATCCACATGCGTGGGTGGGTGCGACAACTGCAAGACGTTCAAACCAAAAGACGCAATATCGACAATCATTATCGCGCCGCATGCATCTCAGGCGCTCGGCGATCCTGACCTGCAGGCAGAATATGCCGCCCTGAATGGCACCCACTTTGCGGTGGATATCGGCACCGCCGAACTGGCCGCTGATCTCGCGGCCGACGTGGGCGCGACCCTGTTCACTGGCACCGTAGGACGTCTTGGGATTGATCTTAATCGGTCCCCTGATCAGGCCTTCGATGCCGATCGGCCAGACGGTTATCAATCCGTCCGGGACCTGGTGAAACAAGAATCCCTTCGGGGTGCATATACAGGCTTCCACGCGCGCATTGCAGAGCATCTGAAAAACACTGCGGCCTCCGCATCGGGCGTTTTTCTGGTCGATCTGCACAGCTTTAACCGCATGTGGCGCGGGCAGCGGCGCGAGGTCGATGTTGGGGTCTGCGATCATCAGCTGGATAGCTCGGCCGACTTCTTGCTGACCCAACTGCAGGCCGAATTTGCTGCAAGCCATGCAGTGCGCATGGATGAGCCCTACCCGGGTACGCACCCCGGAGCGTTCATCGCACGTCACTATCACGCGATGGGCGCAAGAACCGTGACCATTGAAATCTGCAACGACCTGATTGCGACGCCGGAGGGCCGGGCGAAACTTCTGCCGGGGATGTCGCGCGCGATCACACGCCTGAAAACGGAGGGCCTAAACCATGTCTAA
- a CDS encoding ABC transporter permease has translation MEPRPRSFYILSAFFALFILFLYGPTITIGILSFQGEGGGLTFPMRGVSLYWFYDLFEQQAVGDIWGSFRRSFVLGLMVMVVTVVVSVMGGLAFRRKFPGSNILFYLIITSLVIPSILISLGVGLLFSQSGLNVHWSTSGFGSQLTWTLPFGLLIMFAVFNRFDKSYEEAARDLGATPWQTLRHVVLPIIAPSLIGVALFGFTLSYDEFARTLLTAGSYNTLPLEIYGMTTNVTSPVLYALGTLTTVFSLFIIGAFLCVALIANKRRARQGSDAGKGHL, from the coding sequence ATGGAGCCGCGCCCTCGGTCCTTCTATATCCTCAGCGCCTTTTTCGCATTGTTCATCCTATTCCTTTACGGCCCCACGATCACCATTGGCATCCTATCATTCCAAGGCGAAGGCGGCGGGCTGACCTTTCCGATGCGCGGCGTGTCGCTTTATTGGTTCTATGATCTGTTCGAACAGCAGGCGGTCGGCGACATCTGGGGCAGCTTCAGACGTAGCTTTGTGCTGGGCCTCATGGTGATGGTGGTCACCGTTGTGGTGTCGGTGATGGGCGGCTTGGCGTTTCGACGCAAATTCCCCGGCTCCAACATCCTATTCTACCTGATCATCACGTCGTTGGTGATCCCGTCGATCCTGATTTCACTGGGGGTCGGCCTGCTGTTTTCTCAATCAGGTTTGAACGTGCATTGGTCCACCTCCGGCTTTGGGTCACAACTGACATGGACGTTGCCCTTTGGTCTGCTGATCATGTTCGCGGTCTTCAACCGCTTCGACAAAAGCTATGAAGAAGCAGCCCGCGATTTGGGTGCGACCCCATGGCAAACATTGCGCCATGTTGTTCTGCCGATCATCGCGCCATCGCTGATCGGGGTGGCCTTGTTTGGCTTCACGCTCAGCTACGATGAATTTGCCCGCACCTTGCTGACGGCGGGCAGCTACAACACGCTGCCGCTTGAAATCTATGGCATGACGACAAACGTTACCTCGCCGGTGCTTTACGCGTTGGGCACGCTGACGACAGTCTTCTCGCTCTTTATCATCGGGGCGTTCCTTTGTGTCGCTTTGATCGCAAACAAACGCCGCGCCCGCCAAGGCTCAGACGCGGGCAAGGGCCACCTATGA
- a CDS encoding ABC transporter ATP-binding protein, translated as MGAFVSKQDLELVSVTKRYGTTIAVDAINYRFKADSYTCLLGPSGCGKSSTLRMIAGHESVSDGSIVLDGRDISHLPPAQRGTAMMFQNYALFPHLSVLDNVAFSLKMQGVDTAKRHTQARDMLDLVDLTSLADRLPDQLSGGQQQRVALARALITRPQVLLLDEPLSALDPFLRVRMRAELRKLQKELGISFIHVTHGQDEALALADDIIVMNDAVIEQAGPAREVFNAPQTQFVAQFMGGHNVVALPDGHFAIRTDAVSVTAPTAGAVEGNVTAVEYQGTHVSVSARITGEQEVLALIPDSTFFANPHQPGDRIGLHWDAVNQHKLIA; from the coding sequence CTGGGGGCCTTTGTGAGCAAACAAGACTTAGAACTAGTATCGGTAACGAAACGTTACGGCACAACGATCGCCGTTGACGCGATTAATTATCGCTTCAAAGCTGATAGCTACACTTGCCTGTTGGGGCCTTCTGGCTGCGGAAAGTCATCCACTCTGCGGATGATCGCAGGCCATGAAAGCGTCAGCGATGGATCGATTGTATTGGATGGTCGCGATATTTCGCATTTGCCGCCCGCACAGCGCGGCACGGCGATGATGTTTCAGAACTACGCTTTGTTTCCGCACCTGAGTGTCTTGGACAACGTGGCCTTTAGCCTCAAGATGCAGGGGGTCGATACAGCCAAACGGCACACACAAGCCCGCGACATGCTGGATTTGGTTGACCTGACAAGCCTTGCGGATCGGTTGCCCGACCAACTGTCTGGCGGTCAACAACAACGCGTCGCGCTTGCGCGTGCATTGATCACCCGACCGCAGGTTCTGCTGCTCGATGAGCCGCTGTCAGCGCTTGATCCGTTCTTGCGTGTGCGGATGCGCGCAGAGCTGCGCAAGCTGCAAAAGGAACTGGGGATCAGCTTCATTCACGTCACCCATGGCCAAGACGAAGCGCTGGCTTTGGCGGACGATATCATCGTGATGAATGACGCGGTAATCGAACAGGCCGGGCCGGCGCGTGAGGTCTTCAACGCCCCCCAAACCCAATTTGTGGCGCAATTTATGGGCGGTCATAATGTCGTGGCCCTGCCAGACGGGCACTTTGCGATCCGCACGGATGCGGTTTCAGTCACGGCCCCCACAGCGGGCGCTGTCGAAGGAAACGTCACAGCTGTCGAATATCAGGGCACGCATGTGTCGGTATCAGCACGGATCACCGGTGAACAAGAGGTTCTGGCGCTGATCCCCGACAGCACATTTTTTGCCAATCCACACCAGCCCGGCGACCGGATCGGTTTGCACTGGGACGCCGTCAATCAACACAAACTGATCGCATGA
- a CDS encoding 2OG-Fe(II) oxygenase, whose product MRRNLMESTTVKNGFATAITSQSLTDLITNKISAIRIENFMMETERDIALRNIRYHTQNTTYLWASDFSVIGTSVGEAHESEEKERSYFAQAADTNRLLQNSVFPFGSPMSRVGKMVLDAWAPGLKIAHRDDQTFLPEIVRHWRTGGGAHPHIDQTVTPLLSHLGLQKRLGCNVYMDMPSEGGSIEFWNRQFSDEEYEAAKRADYGLDRDILGKPSLTIRPNAPEMVLFDASQPHAVEPARGHGDRIVNAAFFAFGGYDKPLVQFA is encoded by the coding sequence TTGAGGAGAAATCTGATGGAAAGTACTACTGTAAAAAATGGTTTCGCAACCGCGATCACCTCGCAATCCCTGACTGACTTGATTACGAACAAGATCAGCGCGATCCGCATTGAGAACTTCATGATGGAAACGGAGCGCGATATCGCGTTGCGCAACATTCGCTACCACACCCAGAACACCACCTATCTTTGGGCCAGCGACTTTTCCGTTATCGGGACATCCGTGGGTGAAGCGCATGAAAGTGAGGAGAAGGAACGTAGTTACTTTGCGCAGGCAGCAGACACAAATCGCCTTCTTCAAAACAGCGTTTTCCCCTTCGGTTCGCCGATGAGCCGCGTTGGTAAAATGGTCCTCGATGCATGGGCACCTGGCCTGAAGATTGCGCACCGGGATGATCAAACGTTCCTGCCAGAGATCGTGCGCCATTGGCGCACGGGTGGTGGCGCACATCCACACATCGACCAGACCGTGACGCCGCTTTTGTCACATCTGGGCCTGCAGAAACGACTTGGGTGCAACGTGTACATGGATATGCCCAGTGAGGGTGGGTCCATCGAATTTTGGAACCGCCAGTTCAGTGATGAAGAGTATGAGGCGGCAAAGCGCGCCGATTATGGCCTTGATCGCGATATTCTGGGCAAGCCAAGTTTAACGATACGCCCGAATGCGCCGGAGATGGTGCTGTTTGATGCCTCGCAGCCGCATGCAGTTGAACCTGCACGTGGACACGGCGACCGCATTGTGAACGCTGCATTCTTTGCCTTCGGTGGCTATGATAAACCCCTTGTTCAATTCGCGTGA
- a CDS encoding helix-turn-helix transcriptional regulator, whose product MKSRRALYLALLVFQVLCAILFLVGFLSTVTGIFRINWAFYELIEIAAGLGLIVGAGLGAVMLRATMRQHDRMEGQLRVASGAFMDVLEEHFASWRLTPAERDVALFAIKGMSTAEMAALRGVSEGTIKAQTNAIYRKAGVTGRPQLLSVFIDDLIGDVPLVQSTSPVA is encoded by the coding sequence GTGAAATCGCGTCGTGCATTGTATCTGGCGCTGCTTGTCTTTCAGGTCCTTTGCGCGATTCTTTTTTTGGTCGGCTTTTTGTCCACGGTCACGGGGATATTTAGGATCAATTGGGCGTTCTATGAGTTGATCGAGATTGCCGCTGGTCTCGGCCTGATCGTCGGCGCCGGACTTGGTGCCGTAATGTTGCGCGCAACGATGCGGCAACACGATCGGATGGAAGGGCAATTACGCGTTGCCTCAGGCGCTTTCATGGACGTCCTCGAAGAGCACTTCGCCTCATGGCGGCTCACCCCTGCAGAGCGCGATGTAGCGCTCTTTGCGATCAAGGGGATGTCCACGGCAGAAATGGCTGCTTTGCGAGGCGTCAGCGAAGGTACCATCAAAGCACAAACAAACGCGATTTACCGGAAAGCCGGGGTGACCGGACGGCCCCAGCTGTTGAGCGTATTTATCGATGACTTGATCGGCGACGTGCCGTTAGTTCAGTCGACATCGCCCGTCGCATAA
- a CDS encoding GntR family transcriptional regulator translates to MTLTTQKTGKANATAESISRALSLAVHEHRLAPGTKLGEDDLSDIYGVSRTTVRAALQTLSHQQIIEIKRNRGAFVAQPSLTEAHEVFEARELLEPRTARSAALNATPDDIALLTDHITQEHAALDAGDRGRALYLSGKFHLEIARIANQQTIADMIDVLIGRSSLIIALYWRRESALCESQAHHALITAIGRNDGARAEELMQSHLVDLHSALNLKELPQIEQNLHAMLLGGTQR, encoded by the coding sequence ATGACACTGACTACGCAAAAAACTGGAAAGGCCAACGCGACCGCAGAGTCCATTTCTAGAGCTTTGTCATTGGCCGTACATGAACACCGTTTGGCGCCGGGTACAAAGTTAGGCGAAGATGATCTGTCTGACATATATGGTGTGTCGCGTACAACAGTACGGGCCGCGCTCCAAACGCTTTCGCATCAACAAATCATTGAAATCAAACGCAATCGGGGTGCGTTTGTAGCACAGCCCAGCCTGACCGAGGCCCACGAAGTCTTTGAGGCCCGTGAATTGCTAGAGCCACGAACAGCCCGCAGTGCCGCGCTTAACGCCACACCCGACGATATTGCGCTGCTCACGGATCATATCACGCAGGAACATGCGGCGTTGGATGCCGGAGATCGGGGGCGGGCGTTGTACCTCTCCGGGAAATTTCATCTCGAAATTGCACGGATCGCAAACCAACAGACAATCGCGGATATGATCGATGTCTTGATTGGGCGTTCATCACTGATCATTGCACTATATTGGCGCCGTGAAAGTGCATTATGCGAAAGCCAAGCGCACCACGCATTGATCACGGCTATCGGTAGAAATGACGGCGCGCGTGCGGAAGAATTAATGCAAAGCCATCTGGTTGATTTGCACTCTGCGCTTAATCTCAAAGAGTTACCTCAGATTGAGCAAAACCTGCATGCTATGTTGTTAGGGGGCACACAACGCTGA
- a CDS encoding ABC transporter permease gives MKKLRANPALSSLLMVSPLAAVLLVFLVLPIVLIVIVSFWRATEFSIIPAFEFDNYAFLFGSPVTYTVFFNTFKYALITWTCTLVLGFTVAYYLAFHIRSLTWQIALFLLCTIPFWTSNIIRMISWIPFLGRNGIANSTLMSWGVIDEPIEWLLFSDFAVILAFVHLYTLFMVVPIFNTMMRIDKSLIEAARDAGASGAQILWNVIIPLTKPGIMIGTIFVVTLVMGDFITVRFMSGSQSANVGRLISNDIALLQYPSASATAIVLLLTVLITIGILLRFVDIRKEL, from the coding sequence ATGAAAAAATTGCGCGCCAATCCTGCTTTATCCAGTTTACTCATGGTGTCGCCATTGGCTGCCGTGTTGCTTGTTTTTCTGGTGTTGCCGATTGTTCTGATCGTGATCGTCAGTTTCTGGCGCGCCACTGAATTTTCGATCATCCCCGCGTTTGAATTTGACAACTACGCGTTCCTGTTTGGGTCGCCCGTGACTTACACGGTCTTTTTCAACACCTTCAAATACGCCTTGATCACGTGGACCTGTACCTTGGTGCTCGGCTTCACCGTCGCCTATTATTTGGCTTTCCATATTCGCAGCCTGACATGGCAGATCGCTTTGTTCCTCCTATGCACGATCCCGTTTTGGACCAGCAACATCATCCGTATGATCTCTTGGATTCCGTTTTTAGGGCGCAATGGGATCGCCAATTCGACACTGATGTCGTGGGGCGTGATTGATGAGCCAATTGAGTGGCTACTGTTCTCGGATTTCGCGGTCATCCTTGCCTTTGTTCATCTTTACACGCTGTTCATGGTCGTCCCGATCTTCAACACGATGATGCGGATCGACAAATCGCTGATCGAAGCCGCGCGGGACGCAGGCGCAAGTGGCGCGCAAATCCTGTGGAATGTGATCATCCCGCTCACCAAACCGGGGATCATGATCGGGACGATCTTTGTGGTCACGCTAGTGATGGGTGATTTCATCACCGTGCGGTTCATGTCCGGGTCACAATCGGCCAACGTAGGGCGCTTGATCTCGAACGATATCGCGCTGCTGCAATACCCCAGTGCCTCTGCCACGGCGATAGTGCTGCTGCTGACGGTGCTGATCACGATCGGCATCCTGCTGCGTTTTGTCGACATCCGGAAGGAACTGTAA
- a CDS encoding aspartate/glutamate racemase family protein, with protein MIVIINPNSTQSMTDAMVATARRTAPDAEVVGWTSTDGPPAIQGEQDGDAAVPPLLELVKKADAANAKAVIIGCFDDTGLSAARALANCPVIGIGQAAYHLASLYGARFSVVTTLDVSVPVLSTNVSQYGLDRNLGRIRASGVPVLDLERDRANATERVRAEIKAAVKHDDINSVVLGCAGMVHIVEESDDISIKLIDGVHAAVRFATML; from the coding sequence ATGATCGTCATCATCAACCCCAACAGCACGCAGTCCATGACCGACGCGATGGTCGCAACAGCCCGCCGCACAGCACCGGACGCCGAAGTTGTCGGTTGGACGTCAACGGATGGCCCGCCCGCAATCCAGGGCGAGCAGGACGGGGATGCGGCCGTTCCACCGCTTTTAGAACTGGTAAAAAAAGCGGACGCCGCCAATGCCAAAGCGGTCATTATCGGGTGCTTTGATGATACCGGCCTTAGCGCCGCTCGCGCGCTCGCAAACTGTCCGGTCATCGGTATCGGGCAAGCAGCCTATCATCTGGCGTCACTGTATGGCGCGCGGTTTTCGGTTGTCACAACGTTAGATGTTTCTGTGCCGGTTCTCAGCACAAACGTCAGCCAATATGGGCTGGACAGAAACCTAGGGCGCATTCGGGCGAGCGGCGTGCCGGTCCTTGACCTTGAACGCGATCGTGCGAACGCAACAGAGCGAGTGAGGGCCGAGATCAAAGCTGCGGTAAAACACGACGACATCAACAGCGTTGTGCTCGGCTGCGCAGGAATGGTGCACATCGTAGAAGAAAGTGACGACATTTCGATCAAGCTGATCGATGGCGTTCATGCCGCAGTGCGTTTTGCGACGATGCTCTAA
- a CDS encoding PotD/PotF family extracellular solute-binding protein codes for MTRFTQRNGLSRRTLLKGATAAVAGSTLGAPMLWAQNIKDVTLRQFGTGVSNLNDVATKVKEDLGFTLEMTALDTDSVTQRAATQPNSFDIADIEYFICKKVWAAGNLQAMDTSKIANYDKIAGTFRSGLLTPESTIAQGTAPHTVGFTSGPNGTDFVQEESGWMTLIPTIYNADTLGIRPDLIGRPITNWSELLNPEFKGKASILDISSIGIMDMAMVVESMGEYTYPDKGNMTKEEIDLTIGIFTEAKKNGQFRAFWKSFDESVNLMASGEVVIQSMWSPAITAVKSQGIPCVYQPLEEGYRSWGGGLGISAALSGIELEAAYEYINWYLSGWVGGYLMRQGYYSAVPETSKAFMSDDEWGFWYEGKAAEGDILSPTGDKLAGAGEVRDGGSFLDRMGSVVCWNSVMDENQYMVRKWNEFIAA; via the coding sequence ATGACAAGATTCACACAACGAAATGGCCTGAGCCGACGGACGCTATTGAAAGGCGCCACTGCGGCAGTTGCAGGCTCTACCCTCGGCGCACCAATGCTTTGGGCGCAAAACATCAAGGACGTAACACTCCGCCAGTTCGGCACAGGTGTATCAAACCTCAATGACGTTGCCACAAAAGTCAAAGAAGACCTTGGCTTCACATTGGAAATGACCGCACTGGATACCGACAGCGTGACACAACGTGCGGCAACCCAGCCGAACAGCTTTGACATTGCCGATATCGAATACTTCATCTGTAAGAAGGTTTGGGCTGCAGGTAACCTGCAAGCCATGGATACATCCAAAATCGCTAATTACGACAAGATTGCCGGCACATTCCGCAGTGGCCTACTGACGCCGGAAAGCACCATCGCACAGGGTACAGCGCCGCACACGGTTGGCTTTACATCTGGTCCAAACGGCACCGATTTCGTTCAGGAAGAATCCGGTTGGATGACCCTGATCCCAACAATCTACAACGCCGATACGCTGGGCATCCGTCCCGACCTGATCGGCCGTCCGATCACCAATTGGTCCGAACTGTTGAACCCTGAATTCAAGGGCAAAGCATCCATCCTTGATATCTCGTCGATCGGGATCATGGATATGGCGATGGTCGTGGAATCCATGGGTGAATACACCTACCCAGACAAAGGCAACATGACCAAAGAAGAAATCGATCTGACCATCGGCATCTTCACCGAAGCCAAGAAAAACGGTCAATTCCGCGCTTTCTGGAAGTCGTTTGATGAAAGCGTCAACTTGATGGCATCGGGCGAAGTTGTGATCCAGTCCATGTGGTCGCCTGCGATCACAGCCGTCAAATCGCAAGGCATCCCATGCGTCTATCAACCACTTGAAGAAGGTTACCGGTCATGGGGCGGCGGTCTTGGTATTTCGGCAGCGCTGTCCGGCATCGAACTGGAAGCAGCTTATGAATACATCAACTGGTATCTGTCTGGTTGGGTTGGTGGTTACCTGATGCGTCAGGGCTATTACTCTGCCGTGCCTGAAACGTCCAAGGCGTTCATGTCCGACGACGAATGGGGCTTCTGGTACGAAGGCAAAGCGGCCGAGGGCGATATCCTATCCCCAACAGGCGATAAGCTGGCCGGTGCAGGCGAAGTGCGCGACGGTGGGTCCTTCCTTGATCGGATGGGGTCTGTGGTTTGCTGGAATTCTGTCATGGACGAGAACCAATACATGGTCCGCAAGTGGAACGAATTTATCGCCGCTTAA